In Vigna unguiculata cultivar IT97K-499-35 chromosome 3, ASM411807v1, whole genome shotgun sequence, a single genomic region encodes these proteins:
- the LOC114177410 gene encoding GTP-binding protein At2g22870, translating into MITVVRSGMLRFFSPSLSHTLSFSSSSFLSIPNPPKPSLPNPLSRSISTHASFETQLFIPPGIQPDEVDDSAVLPGSNIAVGPYAGDSKIKDVEFVKSSSRAKDCPRDDRPEFAVLGRSNVGKSSLINSLVRKREIALTSKKPGKTQLINHFLVNKSWYLVDLPGYGFAKASETAKTDWSSFTKGYFLNRNTLVAVLLLIDASVPPQKIDLDCANWLGRNNIPITFVFTKCDKMKVAKGKRPDENIRDFQELIKQNYKQHPPWIMTSSVTGLGRDELLLHMSQLRNYWDQ; encoded by the exons ATGATAACGGTGGTGAGAAGTGGAATGCTGAGGTTCTTCTCACCTTCTCTCTCTCatactctctctttctcttcttcttctttcctcTCCATTCCCAATCCTCCAAAACCCTCTCTCCCAAACCCTCTTTCCCGTTCAATTTCAACCCACGCTTCCTTCGAAACGCAGCTATTCATTCCTCCGGGCATTCAACCCGACGAGGTTGACGACTCCGCCGTCCTACCGGGCTCCAACATCGCCGTCGGACCCTACGCCGGCGACTCCAAGATCAAGGACGTCGAGTTCGTCAAGAGCAGCAGTCGCGCCAAGGATTGCCCCAGAGATGACCGACCCGAATTCGCCGTTCTCGGTCGATCCAACGTCGGCAAGTCCTCCCTCATCAATTCCCTCGTTCGCAAGAGAGAAATTGCACTCACTTCTAAGAAACCAG GGAAGACGCAGCTCATTAATCACTTCTTGGTGAACAAAAGCTGGTACCTTGTCGACTTGCCTGGTTATGG cTTTGCTAAAGCATCTGAAACTGCTAAAACGGATTGGTCCTCATTCACAAAAGGGTACTTTTTGAACAGAAATACTCTGGTGGCTGTTTTGCTTCTTATTGATGCCAGTGTTCCGCCTCAAAAGATTGATTTGGACTGTGCAAATTGGCTTGGACGCAATAAT ATACCAATCACTTTTGTGTTCACGAAATGTGACAAAATGAAAGTGGCAAAGGGGAAACGGCCTGACGAGAACATACGGGATTTTCAAGAGTTAATCAAACAAAACTATAAGCAACATCCCCCATGGATTATGACAAGCAGTGTCACTGGATTGGGTAGAGATGAGCTCCTCTTGCATATGTCTCAGCTGAGAAATTACTGGGATCAGTAG
- the LOC114177409 gene encoding linoleate 13S-lipoxygenase 3-1, chloroplastic-like, giving the protein MACAKTLMLTNIAANGIVLQKKFSLNSQVRSLRHSIEEERSVSALKLRARKKSCATMVTINEGELITENSTTVKLSALVTVRNNNKVLGSEMVNNLLSIFFPQNHTKALLLQLVSTNLDPERMKGKLSKETVIELSEEEGMRSYKVEFTVDSDFGTPGAVTVVNGYDNELFLESITIAQNLHFSCKSWLQPNKIYPDKRIFFLNKAYLPSETPIGVKELREKEMVKLRGDGKGRRVPSDRIYDYDLYNDLGHSKSHRPTLNPYPTRCRTGRPLITTNGAKVESRPSESELIYVPRDEELNDIKREAIDQGKLMAMFRNIIPALTDKIMGNQALFNIDYFIKESGQSILFNLGGAAQDFFKFDPPKVFSRKRSHFIQDDEFGRQVLAEFPLSIERLKVFPPVSKLDPSKYGSVESALKEEHIIGQIEGMSIQQALEENKLFMVDYHDFYLPFLDRINAIEERKAYATTTILFLTKMGTLKPIAIQLALPTGNPNTSSKKVLTPPTDATSKWLWQLGKAHVCSNDAGVHTLVHHWLRIHACMEPLIIAAHRQLSVMHPIFKLLHPHMRYTLKTNATARQTLITAEGTIETDHTPGRYCMQMTSAAYKDWWRFDLEGFPEDLIRRGLAVPDATQPHGIRVLIEDYPYAADGLLIWSSIKNLVRTYVNYYYKNCNAVSSDNELQSWYAEFINLGHPGHKSASWWPKLASPEDLISVLTTVIWLVTAQHAVLNFGQYPYGGYVPIRPPLMRKLIPKEEDPEYSDFVMDPQKYFLSALPSLFQASRFMAVIDIGSAHSPDEEYIGERNDLSSWLGEPEIIDAFNQFSMEMKSIEIEIKRRNADPKLRNRCGVDALPYELLVPSSGCGATGRGVPNSVTA; this is encoded by the exons ATGGCGTGCGCGAAGACGCTGATGCTGACGAATATTGCTGCCAATGGCATCGTGTTGCAGAAGAAATTTAGTTTGAACTCGCAAGTTCGTAGTCTCAGACATTCCATTGAGGAAGAAAGATCTGTCTCAGCACTGAAACTTAGGGCGAGGAAGAAAAGTTGTGCAACAATGGTAACAATCAATGAAGGTGAGCTCATCACGGAGAATTCCACCACCGTGAAGCTCTCGGCTCTGGTGACGGTGAGAAATAATAATAAGGTATTGGGAAGTGAAATGGTGAATAACCTTCTCTCCATTTTCTTCCCTCAAAACCACACCAAAGCTCTTCTTCTTCAACTCGTTAGCACCAATCTTGATCCAG AGAGAATGAAGGGAAAGTTGAGCAAGGAAACAGTTATAGAGTTGAGTGAAGAGGAAGGAATGAGAAGTTACAAGGTGGAATTCACAGTTGATTCTGATTTTGGAACTCCTGGAGCTGTTACAGTTGTTAATGGTTATGACAATGAGTTGTTCTTGGAATCCATAACCATTGCACAAAATCTtcatttttcttgcaaatcttGGCTTCAACCCAACAAGATTTACCCAGACAAGAGAATTTTCTTTCTCAACAAG GCGTATCTACCAAGTGAAACACCAATTGGGGTGAAAGAGTTGAGAGAAAAGGAGATGGTGAAGCTAAGGGGTGATGGGAAGGGACGCAGGGTGCCTTCTGACAGAATCTATGACTACGATTTGTACAATGATTTGGGACATTCCAAATCTCACAGGCCAACACTCAACCCTTATCCCACACGTTGCCGCACTGGACGCCCACTCATTACCACCAATG GTGCCAAAGTGGAGTCACGACCGAGTGAATCAGAGTTAATATACGTTCCAAGAGATGAAGAATTGAATGACATAAAGCGAGAAGCTATTGATCAAGGAAAGTTGATGGCAATGTTTCGGAATATTATCCCTGCGTTAACAGATAAAATCATGGGCAATCAAGCACTTTTCAACATTGATTACTTTATTAAGGAATCAGGTCAATCTATTCTCTTCAATTTGGGAGGTGCTGCACAAGATTTTTTCAAATTCGACCCTCCCAAAGTATTTTCAA GGAAAAGATCACATTTCATACAAGATGATGAATTTGGACGCCAAGTGCTTGCTGAGTTCCCTCTAAGTATCGAAAGGCTAAAG GTTTTCCCACCCGTGAGCAAATTGGATCCCTCTAAATATGGTTCAGTGGAGTCAGCATTGAAAGAAGAACACATTATAGGGCAGATTGAAGGGATGTCTATTCAACAG GCTCTGGAAGAGAACAAGTTGTTCATGGTGGACTATCACGATTTTTACCTTCCATTCCTGGATCGGATTAATGCTATTGAGGAGCGAAAAGCTTATGCAACTACAACAATCTTGTTCCTCACTAAAATGGGAACTCTGAAGCCTATTGCTATCCAGCTTGCTCTTCCAACGGGGAATCCAAATACTTCATCAAAGAAAGTTCTTACCCCTCCAACAGATGCCACCTCTAAATGGCTATGGCAACTTGGCAAAGCACATGTTTGCTCCAATGATGCTGGCGTTCATACACTCGTGCACCACTG GTTACGAATACATGCTTGCATGGAACCACTAATAATCGCTGCTCATCGgcaattgagtgtgatgcatcctaTATTCAAGCTTTTGCATCCTCATATGCGGTACACACTCAAAACAAATGCAACAGCACGTCAGACACTCATCACTGCTGAAGGTACCATTGAGACAGACCACACTCCAGGGAGATACTGTATGCAAATGACTTCTGCTGCATATAAAGATTGGTGGCGGTTTGACTTGGAAGGTTTTCCTGAGGATCTCATAAGAAG AGGTTTAGCAGTTCCCGATGCAACCCAACCTCACGGCATTAGAGTACTAATTGAAGACTACCCTTATGCAGCTGATGGACTTCTCATATGGTCCAGCATAAAGAATTTGGTCCGGACTTACGTGAACTATTACTATAAAAACTGCAATGCCGTTTCTTCTGACAATGAACTCCAATCTTGGTACGCTGAATTCATCAATCTTGGACACCCAGGTCATAAGAGTGCTAGTTGGTGGCCCAAACTTGCCAGCCCTGAGGATCTCATCTCCGTACTTACAACTGTTATTTGGCTTGTAACAGCACAACATGCTGTCTTGAACTTCGGTCAATATCCCTATGGTGGATATGTTCCAATCCGTCCACCATTAATGCGAAAACTAATTCCCAAGGAAGAGGATCCCGAATACTCAGATTTCGTCATGGATCCGCAGAAATACTTCTTATCAGCACTGCCAAGTTTATTTCAGGCATCAAGGTTCATGGCTGTGATCGACATTGGTTCTGCACACTCACCAGACGAAGAATATATAGGAGAGAGAAACGATTTGTCCTCTTGGTTAGGAGAACCTGAGATCATTGATGCATTCAATCAATTTTCAATGGAGATGAAAAGTATTGAGATTGAGATCAAGAGAAGAAACGCCGATCCAAAACTTAGAAACAGATGTGGCGTTGACGCTTTACCATATGAACTGCTTGTACCAAGCTCTGGATGTGGGGCAACAGGACGAGGGGTGCCAAATAGTGTTACAGCCTAA
- the LOC114176029 gene encoding 50S ribosomal protein L21, mitochondrial → MACTRCLRTLTKTTPFLFRNLSSLRSLALPPFHLAKAFSPVSTKPASAFAQWPHLRYFSSDKQDDHSDEEDYSEEEDYEDDDDDDDVPVSSRKKVYTAEEKEAEAEAIGYRVVGPLSKDNDVFKPYEPVFAVVQVGSHQFKVSNGDSIFTERLKFCEVNDRLILNKVLLLGSASQTIIGRPIVPDAAVHAVVEEHALDAKVIIFKKKRRKNYRRTKGHRQELTKLRITDIQGIEKPQVVLTEKPSKPSKKEQEKVAVSV, encoded by the exons ATGGCGTGTACGAGGTGTCTGCGAACTTTAACAAAAACGACACCGTTTCTCTTCAGAAATCTATCTTCTCTCCGCTCTCTCGCTCTGCCTCCATTTCACCTCGCCAAAGCTTTTTCACCCGTTTCCACCAAACCCGCCTCTGCTTTTGCACAATGGCCTCACCTACGCTATTTTTCTTCCGACAAGCAAGACGATCACAGTGATGAAGAGGATTATAGTGAAGAAGAAGattatgaagatgatgatgacgacGACGATGTTCCTGTGTCAAGTCGGAAAAAGGTGTACACGGCGGAGGAGAAGGAGGCGGAAGCGGAGGCCATCGGCTACAGAGTGGTTGGTCCCCTTTCAAAGGACAATGACGTCTTTAAGCCATACGAACCAGTTTTCGCTGTTGTTCAG GTTGGATCTCACCAGTTTAAAGTAAGTAATGGAGACAGCATTTTCACCGAAAGGTTGAAGTTTTGTGAAGTGAATGACAGG TTGATTTTGAACAAAGTTCTATTGCTTGGCTCTGCTAGTCAGACAATTATTGGCAGACCAATAGTACCAGATGCAGCAGTTCATGCTGTTGTTGAGGAGCAT GCACTAGATGCAAAGGTGattattttcaagaaaaagagaagaaagaattacCGAAGAACCAAAGGGCATAGACAG GAGTTGACAAAGTTAAGGATAACTGATATTCAGGGAATTGAAAAACCTCAAGTTGTATTGACCGAAAAGCCTTCAAAACCTTCTAAGAAAGAACAAGAAAAGGTAGCAGTTTCTGTTTAA